CCTGCTCAGGGACCTTTCCGGGGGATGACTCACTGCTTCACTCCTTCTCGGGAATGCCGCCCGATTCGTGCTGGTCAGGCGGCGGCTTGTCGTCGGGGTAGGCGCAAGGGACGCACACCCCGAGCGAGGAGGGAATGACGTAAGCGGCCTCCATGCGGCACTGCGGGCAGGTGCGGCGGGCGCGCATCGCGCACTCCAGCGCCCGGCGCTTCGCCGGCGTCATCGGCCGCACCGGCTTGGCCTTGTCGAGGCAGTAGAGGTAGGCGACCAGCGGCCCGCGCCGGTAGCGCGGTCGCAGCACCTGCGCGGCGATCGGCTGTCCGCCGGGACGCAGGCCGCGGGCCCGTAATTGCCGTCTGGTCGCCAAACCGTCCGGGGCGTACCGCCACGGGTAGGTCGGTATGCCGTGGCGGGCGCCGGTCGGGTCGAAGCACTTTCCCAGCGCCGCCATCAGGCCGGCGCCCCGACCGGCGCCGGGGCGTGCACGTCGCCGTACCCGGTCAGCTCCAGCACGGCGCCCGCGTACTCAGTGGATGCCTTCAGCACGCGCGTGCGGCCGGCACCCTGCTCGCGGTACACCACGGAGTCCGGGACGATGCCCAGCGCGTCGCGCCATGCTTCGAAGGCGGACAGGTCGTCGTGGAACCGCAGCCCCAATTGGTCCGGGTAGACGGTCGACACATCGATCTGCGGGGCGGGCAGGTGCCCGAAGTCCACGGTCAGCAGGCGCAGCACACGCAATGGCGCGGCAAGACCGTCCAGCGTCAGACCCTCGTTCATGCGGCAGCCCCCCGGCGTGCCGGACGGCGACGGGAGGGGCGGGCCAGTGGGACCACGTTGAACAGGTCCGGGTGCTCCTCGACCACCCGCGCGGCCAGGCGGACCAAGTCGTCGGGCAGGCTGCTGAACTCGGGGTCGGTGAGGATGTCGCGGGCCGCATCCAGGCGGGCCGCGCGCTCCTCGTCAGTCTCGCCCTCGACCCCGAGCCACAGTTCAACCGGCGTGCCGAGCGCCAGTTCCGCGAACTCCGACGGGCTGAGCGCCTGATGACCGGCAACGATGCACTTCATGGAAGTCTCTCCTCACAGTGAACGGCTCGAACGCGCCCGGAGGTGCCTCTACGGGGCGCGTGCCGCGGGAAAGAGACCGCACCGGATGCGGTGCGGGTGGGACCTTCGAAAGTCCTCATCAAACGGGCAGGACACCGACGTGAGGCCGGCGTCCTGCCCGCATGACGAGTGACGGGGAAGCCCGTCACTGTCGTCTCGCGGCTCCGTACGCGCCTTGCTCCCTTCGCTTGGCCGGCGCGCGGTCACCGCGGCCACTCAGTCGTCACTCGCTGAGTGGTTGCTCCCTGGATGCCATGGGCTGGGTGCGGCCCAATCAACGGGATCCCCGTGATCCGGTCCCTGGGTCTACGCCCGAGGGTCAGACCAGCGGCTTAGCCGATGACACCGATCGATCCGTGAAGACGACGGACTTTTACGTCTCCCCTGCCGCTCGAACCGCGTGTAAGCGGGTCCGGCGGGGTCCTGCTGCGCATGCGACGTGAAGCCGCCTTCAGCCGAGTTGTTACGTTCGGCCGTTGCAGTACCTGTTTTACAGGTACTGCATGAGGGTCCGTCAAGTACATCGACGGAGCCTCTTGGTCTTCACGC
The sequence above is a segment of the Streptomyces asoensis genome. Coding sequences within it:
- a CDS encoding RRQRL motif-containing zinc-binding protein, which translates into the protein MAALGKCFDPTGARHGIPTYPWRYAPDGLATRRQLRARGLRPGGQPIAAQVLRPRYRRGPLVAYLYCLDKAKPVRPMTPAKRRALECAMRARRTCPQCRMEAAYVIPSSLGVCVPCAYPDDKPPPDQHESGGIPEKE